From Plectropomus leopardus isolate mb chromosome 4, YSFRI_Pleo_2.0, whole genome shotgun sequence, the proteins below share one genomic window:
- the mrpl45 gene encoding LOW QUALITY PROTEIN: 39S ribosomal protein L45, mitochondrial (The sequence of the model RefSeq protein was modified relative to this genomic sequence to represent the inferred CDS: inserted 1 base in 1 codon; deleted 1 base in 1 codon) — translation MAMPVRRTLVALHRAACSSLKNAEASLGIRHPVPLYLXVRTKKRHFIPPAVGIKGKKEANKEGKAGKAGPDIRHQFTERPIHMACTAGIFDPYIPPEGDARLSTLSKEGLKQRTEQIRQSAASQLAIRKIKEYDSQFTTKDFAERAQEIFIEAHNCLTQFNKEKLHSLVTERCYPEMTRGNRYKTIRWTFVESLEPPKVVHARCPDMVSKGNLYGQVTVRMHSRQTLAIYDRFGRLMLGNEEQPKDVLEYLIIERHLVNPYGQWRLHGKIVPSWAPAKDPVIKTVMIPGPDLKPGEEFDALNYEVPKPKAVQWSK, via the exons ATGGCGATGCCCGTGAGGAGGACGCTGGTAGCTCTTCACAGAGCAGCGTGCAGCAGTTTGAAG aATGCCGAGGCGTCTTTGGGCATTCGGCATCCCGTCCCGCTTTACT CGGTCCGGACCAAGAAGCGGCACTTTATTCCCCCAGCAGTGGGGATA AAGGGGAAGAAAGAAGCGAACAAGGAGGGCAAAGCCGGAAAAGCAGGCCCTGATATCAGACATCAGTTCACTGAGAGGCCCATCCACATGGCCTGCACTG CGGGAATCTTTGACCCTTACATCCCTCCGGAGGGCGACGCTCGTCTGTCCACTCTGTCTAAAGAAGGCCTGAAACAACGAACCGAGCAGATCCGGCAGAGCGCCGCCTCACAGCTGGC GATTCGTAAAATCAAAGAGTACGACTCTCAGTTCACAACGAAGGATTTTGCAGAGCGAGCTCAAGAAATCTTCATTGAGGCTCACAACTGCCTGACACA GTTCAACAAGGAGAAACTTCACTCCTTGGTGACAGAGAGGTGTTATCCT GAGATGACGAGGGGGAACCGTTACAAGACGATCCGCTGGACGTTTGTGGAGTCCCTGGAGCCGCCCAAAGTGGTCCACGCCCGCTGCCCCGATATGGTCAGCAAAGGGAATCTGTACGGTCAGGTGACGGTCCGCATGCACTCCAGACAG ACGCTGGCCATCTACGACCGCTTCGGGAGGCTGATGCTGGGAAACGAGGAGCAGCCGAAGGACGTCTTGGAGTACCTGATCATAGAACGACACCTCGTCAACCCCTACGGCCAGTGGAGGTTACACGGAAAAATAGTGCCGTCCTGGGCTCCGGCCAAAGACCCAGTTATAAAG ACCGTCATGATTCCTGGTCCAGACCTTAAGCCAGGAGAAGAGTTTGATGCCCTCAACTATGAAGTTCCCAAACCAAAGGCGGTTCAGTGGAGCAAATGA